A genomic stretch from Flavobacterium humidisoli includes:
- a CDS encoding LLM class flavin-dependent oxidoreductase, translated as MEIGIDSFASAMYGDNNTLSSVDAMEQLLQRIEFADQAGLDVFGIGEHHKKEFLDSATAVILSAAAARTKNIRLASAVTVLSAADPVRVYQSFATLDLISKGRTEIVVGRGSAIEAYPLFGYDLRDYDALFKEKLELLLQIRDNEFVSWEGKFRPALNNLPVYPRALQEKLPIWLGVGGTPESFIRAGSLGLPLMVAVIGGQTHRFKPLIDLYREAGKAAGYKPNELKVGLHSPGYVGTTTEKAIEEYYPGYAELWTKLGYERGWPPVTKGKFDGLIDDLGVLIVGSPERAAEKILKHSEALGGVDRFTFQMDNAGLTHKQLMNAIELIGTKLIPLIKKG; from the coding sequence ATGGAAATAGGAATAGACAGTTTTGCTTCGGCAATGTATGGTGACAACAATACTTTGAGCAGTGTTGATGCTATGGAACAGCTTTTGCAGCGAATTGAATTTGCAGATCAGGCTGGTCTTGATGTTTTCGGAATTGGAGAACATCATAAAAAAGAGTTTTTAGATTCTGCTACGGCTGTTATTTTGAGTGCAGCGGCGGCAAGAACAAAAAATATCCGACTGGCAAGTGCCGTGACCGTTTTAAGTGCTGCAGATCCAGTGAGGGTTTATCAAAGTTTTGCAACTTTAGATTTAATTTCAAAAGGAAGGACTGAAATAGTTGTCGGAAGAGGATCTGCCATTGAAGCTTATCCCCTTTTTGGATATGATTTGAGAGATTATGATGCTCTTTTTAAAGAAAAACTTGAACTGCTTCTTCAAATTAGAGATAATGAATTTGTAAGCTGGGAAGGAAAATTTCGTCCCGCTCTAAATAATTTGCCTGTTTATCCGAGAGCTTTACAAGAAAAGCTGCCGATTTGGCTTGGAGTTGGCGGAACGCCAGAATCTTTTATTAGAGCAGGTTCCCTTGGACTTCCGTTAATGGTTGCTGTTATTGGCGGACAGACACATCGTTTTAAACCTTTAATCGATTTATACCGTGAAGCAGGAAAAGCAGCAGGCTACAAACCGAATGAATTAAAAGTCGGATTGCATTCGCCTGGATATGTTGGTACCACAACAGAAAAAGCAATTGAAGAATACTATCCCGGTTATGCCGAATTATGGACAAAATTAGGATATGAAAGAGGTTGGCCTCCTGTTACAAAAGGCAAATTTGATGGCTTAATCGATGATTTAGGTGTTCTGATTGTCGGTAGTCCAGAAAGAGCAGCAGAGAAAATCCTAAAACACAGTGAAGCGCTTGGCGGTGTGGACCGATTTACTTTCCAGATGGATAACGCTGGATTGACGCATAAACAATTAATGAATGCTATAGAATTAATTGGAACAAAACTGATTCCGTTGATTAAAAAAGGATAA
- a CDS encoding acetyl-CoA C-acetyltransferase, protein MKSNTIKKVAIVGYNRIPFARANTAYSNVGNKEMMIAALNGLIDKYNLKGKLLGEVAGGAVIKHTYDNNLIRECVMQTSLDPSTPACDLQQACDTGIESAIYIANKIALGQIDSGIAGGVDSISDMPIAVSEKLRKILLEARQAKSLGGKIKTFLKLRPKDLSPLVPRNEESQTGLSMGGHTEITAKYYKISREEQDQFALKSHLNMAKAYDEGFFDDMITPFNGLEKDNNLRRDSTIEKLNKLKPAFDKVNGTLTAGNSTPLTDGASCILLASEEWAKEQGLPILAYITFAEIAAIEYVKNQQNLLLAPLFAASRMLEKAELNLQDFDYYEIHEAFAAQTLATLKIWESPELSAEIGLKKPLGAIDRNKLNVKGSSLAAAHPFAATGGRIIGVMAKLLNEKGSGKGLISICAAGGQGVTMIIEK, encoded by the coding sequence ATGAAATCAAATACAATAAAAAAAGTGGCCATTGTGGGCTATAACAGAATTCCTTTTGCGAGAGCAAATACGGCCTATTCTAATGTGGGAAACAAAGAAATGATGATCGCTGCACTTAATGGTCTTATTGACAAATACAATCTAAAAGGAAAATTATTAGGCGAAGTTGCTGGAGGTGCGGTAATTAAACATACTTACGACAACAATCTAATTCGCGAATGCGTTATGCAAACAAGCCTTGATCCTTCTACCCCTGCTTGCGACTTGCAACAAGCCTGTGATACCGGAATTGAAAGCGCTATTTACATTGCTAACAAAATTGCACTTGGGCAAATTGATTCTGGAATTGCTGGCGGAGTTGATTCTATCAGCGATATGCCAATCGCGGTTAGTGAGAAACTTCGAAAAATATTATTAGAAGCCAGACAAGCAAAATCATTAGGCGGAAAAATCAAAACATTTCTAAAGCTTCGTCCAAAGGATTTGTCTCCTTTAGTTCCTAGAAATGAAGAATCGCAGACTGGACTTTCAATGGGTGGACATACCGAAATCACAGCGAAATACTATAAAATCTCTCGTGAAGAACAAGATCAATTTGCTTTGAAAAGCCATTTAAACATGGCAAAAGCGTATGACGAAGGTTTTTTTGATGATATGATTACACCTTTTAACGGATTAGAAAAAGACAATAATCTAAGAAGAGACAGTACAATTGAAAAATTAAACAAATTAAAACCAGCTTTTGATAAAGTAAACGGTACGCTGACTGCAGGAAATTCGACTCCATTAACAGATGGCGCATCTTGCATTCTTCTGGCTAGCGAAGAATGGGCAAAAGAACAAGGACTTCCTATTTTAGCCTACATCACTTTTGCTGAAATTGCCGCAATTGAATATGTTAAAAATCAGCAGAATCTTTTATTAGCACCTTTGTTTGCTGCTTCAAGAATGCTCGAAAAAGCAGAATTAAACCTTCAGGATTTTGATTATTATGAAATTCACGAAGCTTTTGCTGCACAAACTTTGGCCACTTTAAAAATCTGGGAAAGCCCAGAGTTAAGCGCCGAAATTGGCTTAAAGAAACCACTAGGTGCAATAGATCGAAATAAACTGAATGTAAAAGGAAGCAGTTTAGCAGCCGCTCACCCTTTTGCGGCAACTGGAGGAAGAATTATTGGAGTAATGGCAAAATTACTAAATGAAAAAGGCTCAGGAAAAGGATTAATTTCAATCTGTGCCGCAGGCGGTCAAGGAGTTACTATGAT
- a CDS encoding DoxX family protein, with translation MISKNTDLGLLLLRISTGGLMLFHGVSKLIHGISFLVENMGVFGYAVYIGEVLAPIAILLGFRTRIAAVLLAITCVVAVATAHAQDIFSISDHGGYALELLMLYLFGAVALFFTGAGKFALSKNNQWD, from the coding sequence ATGATTTCAAAAAACACAGACCTTGGATTATTACTATTGCGTATTAGTACTGGTGGATTAATGCTTTTTCACGGTGTTTCTAAGTTGATTCACGGAATTTCTTTCCTAGTAGAAAACATGGGCGTATTTGGATACGCGGTTTACATTGGCGAAGTTTTAGCTCCAATTGCTATTTTATTAGGATTTAGAACTAGAATTGCTGCAGTTCTTTTGGCTATTACTTGTGTTGTAGCAGTTGCGACAGCCCACGCTCAAGATATTTTCTCAATTAGTGATCATGGAGGTTATGCTTTAGAATTATTAATGCTTTACCTTTTTGGAGCTGTTGCCTTATTTTTTACTGGAGCAGGTAAATTTGCCCTTTCTAAAAACAATCAATGGGACTAA
- a CDS encoding GNAT family N-acetyltransferase — MKTIEYRKEATVLSSNEKAAESYDFILEETKAEHVFYLNEICQETLLSAKARGTGISSRPPELLEKKMREGEAIIAITGDGRWAGFAFISSWENGKYVSNSGLIVAPEFRHTGLAKKIKRKIFEFSRKKYSEALIFSLTTGLAVMKMNHELGFEPVTYSELPNDELFWENCKSCINCPILLSKGRKNCLCTAMLYDPKKKSSTVSDFRQIS, encoded by the coding sequence ATGAAAACTATTGAGTATAGAAAAGAGGCAACTGTTCTTTCTTCCAATGAAAAAGCTGCCGAATCTTATGATTTTATTTTAGAAGAAACAAAAGCCGAACATGTTTTTTATCTAAATGAAATCTGCCAAGAAACATTATTATCTGCGAAAGCCCGCGGAACAGGAATCTCAAGTAGACCTCCCGAACTTCTTGAAAAAAAGATGAGAGAAGGTGAAGCCATTATCGCAATTACAGGAGATGGAAGATGGGCAGGTTTTGCTTTTATATCTTCGTGGGAAAATGGCAAATATGTTTCTAATTCTGGATTAATTGTCGCACCAGAGTTTAGACACACCGGACTGGCAAAAAAAATTAAAAGAAAAATTTTTGAATTCAGCCGTAAAAAATACTCAGAAGCACTTATTTTCAGCCTAACGACAGGTCTTGCCGTTATGAAAATGAATCACGAACTTGGATTTGAACCCGTTACTTACTCTGAATTGCCAAACGATGAACTTTTTTGGGAAAACTGTAAAAGCTGTATCAACTGTCCAATTTTATTAAGCAAGGGCAGAAAAAACTGTTTGTGTACCGCTATGCTGTATGATCCGAAGAAAAAGAGCTCTACTGTTTCAGATTTTCGACAAATAAGCTGA
- a CDS encoding DUF1634 domain-containing protein, producing the protein MEKSNMIKEEKFGEKDFQTIIGNLLRYGVWISLSVAFIGGIVYLIHNGSQIEDYSVFKENDRNIFEVITAIYNGAIQGNGESLIFTGIIFLFMTPVLRVLLSLFSFLLEKDYLYVGITLIVIMIIIISISFGFSH; encoded by the coding sequence ATGGAAAAATCTAATATGATAAAGGAAGAAAAATTTGGAGAAAAAGATTTTCAAACTATTATAGGAAACTTGCTTCGTTACGGGGTTTGGATTTCGTTATCGGTTGCTTTTATTGGCGGAATTGTATATTTAATTCATAACGGCAGCCAGATTGAAGATTATTCTGTTTTTAAAGAAAATGACCGAAATATATTTGAAGTAATTACCGCTATTTACAATGGCGCAATTCAAGGAAACGGAGAATCGCTAATTTTTACAGGAATTATTTTCTTGTTCATGACACCTGTTTTACGTGTACTGCTTTCGTTATTTTCATTTTTATTGGAAAAAGATTATCTGTACGTTGGGATTACATTGATTGTAATCATGATTATAATTATCAGTATTTCATTTGGTTTCTCACATTAA
- a CDS encoding TonB-dependent receptor, with the protein MKIIINAKVYLFVLFLSSLNIMAQQLGTVNGKVSLSGNKPAENIAVALKGTKYSDITTVSGHYEIKNVKPGTYTIVLNGVGIQPVEDKIVVNSKQTTTKNFSLSESQEDLEEVVITKNKYKQDNPSLSLRLQTPVLEIPQNIQIVSGQTLKDQQITSMSDGVIRNVSGAVRLEHWGDLYTNITMRGSQIQAFRNGFNVVSSFWGPLTEDMSFVDHIEFVKGPAGFMLSSGDPSGLYNVVTKKPTGVTKGEVSVLGGSYDFYRVSVDFDGKLDKKGKLLYRFNGAAQNKGSHRPFERNNRYVIAPVISYQIDDKTKITAEYNFQYANMTEVGSYYVFGPQAGGYATLPVGFTMTQPGLPDTNIQDHSGYLQFEHKFDENWKLTAQTSYFKYIQQGYSSWPGVVGPGPADRDFDGVPEGNLAYGEIIRNVGIWDAESNMYLGQIFVNGKFNTGNVSHKILGGVDLGSKDYMADWGQSHDLDTVDNPFNVYNPNYGTPSNGFPQFDHDTPLSQRAGGLYGSEYAAGYIQDELGFLENKLRLTLAARYTWISQTSSYEAEPIADSHITPRAGLSYSITDDFAVYGLYDQAFTPQSGVLRSGNIKPLTGNNVEFGIKKDWFGGSWNTSLSVYNILKKNELTADPNNQPNEQYKIVLGEKRARGVEFDLRGKIFDGLNLIANYAFTESTVTKIDPDVSEANGIKVGDIVPGYAKHTANAWLNYTLQHGKLKGFGASIGGTFLDGRQTDTWSEGLQKLPSYFKLDGGLSYESGKFKVTANVFNILDKYLYSGSYYSWLNAYYWQTEAPRNFRVGVTYKL; encoded by the coding sequence ATGAAAATAATCATTAATGCAAAAGTTTATCTTTTCGTGCTGTTTTTGAGCTCATTAAATATAATGGCACAACAGCTTGGGACTGTAAACGGAAAAGTTTCTTTGAGTGGCAATAAACCAGCAGAAAATATAGCTGTAGCGTTAAAAGGAACAAAATATTCAGATATTACAACCGTTTCAGGACATTATGAAATTAAAAATGTAAAACCTGGAACGTATACTATCGTATTAAATGGAGTAGGAATTCAACCTGTTGAGGATAAAATTGTAGTCAATTCAAAACAAACGACGACTAAGAATTTTTCTCTTTCAGAAAGTCAAGAAGATCTTGAAGAAGTGGTAATTACAAAGAATAAATACAAGCAAGATAACCCTTCATTATCATTACGTCTTCAAACTCCTGTTTTAGAAATTCCTCAAAATATACAAATTGTAAGCGGTCAGACTTTAAAAGATCAGCAAATTACGAGTATGAGCGATGGGGTGATTCGTAACGTGAGTGGAGCTGTACGTTTGGAGCACTGGGGAGATTTGTATACCAATATTACTATGAGAGGTTCCCAAATTCAGGCTTTTAGAAACGGATTTAACGTAGTTTCTTCTTTCTGGGGACCATTAACAGAAGATATGAGTTTTGTAGATCATATTGAGTTCGTAAAAGGACCAGCAGGATTCATGCTTTCAAGCGGAGATCCAAGCGGATTGTATAATGTGGTGACTAAAAAACCAACGGGAGTTACAAAAGGTGAGGTGAGTGTACTTGGCGGAAGCTATGATTTTTATAGAGTAAGCGTTGATTTTGACGGGAAATTAGATAAAAAAGGAAAATTGCTTTATAGATTTAACGGAGCTGCCCAAAATAAAGGATCTCACCGTCCGTTTGAGCGTAATAACCGCTATGTAATTGCTCCTGTAATTTCATATCAAATTGATGATAAAACAAAAATCACGGCCGAATATAATTTCCAGTATGCTAATATGACCGAAGTGGGTTCATATTATGTTTTTGGACCTCAAGCAGGTGGTTATGCAACTTTGCCTGTAGGTTTTACCATGACACAGCCAGGATTGCCTGATACTAATATTCAGGATCATAGCGGATATCTTCAGTTTGAGCACAAGTTTGATGAAAACTGGAAACTTACAGCACAGACTTCTTATTTTAAATATATTCAGCAAGGATATAGTTCATGGCCAGGAGTTGTTGGTCCAGGACCTGCTGATAGAGATTTTGATGGCGTTCCTGAAGGAAATCTTGCTTATGGAGAAATCATTAGAAATGTTGGTATCTGGGATGCAGAAAGTAATATGTATTTAGGGCAGATTTTCGTGAACGGAAAATTCAATACAGGAAATGTTTCTCATAAAATATTAGGTGGAGTAGACTTAGGAAGCAAAGATTATATGGCAGACTGGGGACAATCGCATGATTTAGATACAGTTGATAATCCGTTTAATGTTTATAATCCGAATTATGGAACGCCTTCAAATGGTTTTCCGCAGTTTGATCACGATACTCCTTTAAGCCAAAGAGCAGGAGGACTTTATGGTTCAGAATATGCGGCTGGTTATATTCAGGACGAACTTGGTTTTTTGGAGAATAAATTAAGACTGACTCTTGCTGCAAGATATACTTGGATTAGCCAAACTAGCAGTTATGAGGCAGAACCAATTGCGGATAGTCATATAACACCTCGCGCCGGTTTAAGTTATTCTATTACTGATGATTTTGCAGTTTACGGGTTATACGATCAAGCCTTTACACCTCAATCAGGTGTTTTAAGAAGTGGCAATATAAAGCCTCTTACAGGAAATAATGTTGAATTTGGAATTAAGAAAGATTGGTTTGGAGGTTCTTGGAATACCAGTTTATCTGTTTACAATATCTTAAAGAAGAATGAGTTAACGGCAGATCCTAATAATCAGCCAAACGAACAATATAAAATAGTTCTAGGTGAAAAGAGAGCTCGTGGTGTTGAATTTGATTTGAGAGGAAAAATCTTTGATGGCTTAAATCTTATTGCAAATTATGCCTTCACAGAGTCAACTGTAACTAAAATTGATCCAGATGTTTCTGAAGCTAATGGTATTAAGGTGGGTGATATTGTTCCAGGTTATGCTAAGCATACCGCAAATGCTTGGTTAAATTACACGCTTCAGCATGGAAAATTAAAAGGTTTTGGTGCTTCTATTGGAGGAACTTTCCTTGACGGACGCCAGACAGATACTTGGAGCGAAGGTCTTCAAAAATTACCTTCTTACTTTAAATTGGATGGAGGTTTATCTTATGAAAGCGGTAAATTTAAAGTTACTGCAAACGTATTCAATATCTTAGATAAATATCTATATAGCGGTTCATACTATAGCTGGTTAAATGCCTATTACTGGCAGACAGAAGCGCCAAGAAATTTTAGAGTTGGTGTTACTTATAAGTTATAA
- a CDS encoding DoxX family membrane protein: MKNITILEAGLILRIVLGITMLSAVADRFGVWGAPGSHAVAWGNWENFVIYTQSLNSFANKATAEILAGIATFFEVLLSLLLLFGFKTRLAALGTTFLMFFFAFAMSVSVSVKAPLDYSVWTSCAAALLLANIGKTSYAVDNRI; encoded by the coding sequence ATGAAAAATATCACAATATTAGAAGCAGGTCTAATTTTAAGAATAGTTTTAGGAATCACAATGCTTTCGGCCGTAGCAGACCGATTTGGAGTTTGGGGCGCACCGGGATCTCACGCAGTTGCCTGGGGAAATTGGGAAAATTTTGTAATTTACACCCAATCTTTAAATTCTTTTGCCAACAAAGCCACAGCAGAAATTCTTGCAGGAATTGCCACTTTTTTTGAAGTTTTATTAAGTCTACTATTGTTATTCGGTTTCAAAACCAGACTTGCAGCTTTAGGAACTACCTTTTTAATGTTCTTTTTTGCGTTTGCTATGTCGGTTTCAGTTTCTGTAAAAGCACCTCTTGATTATTCGGTTTGGACAAGTTGTGCGGCGGCCTTATTGCTCGCGAATATTGGAAAAACATCTTATGCAGTTGATAATAGAATCTAG
- a CDS encoding sulfite exporter TauE/SafE family protein, whose translation MTILTFTLIMILGAFLAGFIGSLSGLGGGIIIIPLLTIILGVDIHYAIGAALVSVIATSSGSAAAYVKEGITNMRMGIFLEIATTIGAVCGALLSTIAPTSFIAVLFGLTLIFSAINSLRKKEEHIVLESSPLAKKLKLEGTYPTHDGEVVKYGTKNVIGGFSMMGVAGMMSGLLGIGSGAFKVIAMDNIMRVPFKVSTTTSNFMMGVTAMASSVIYIQKGYIEPGICMPVVIGVLFGAMAGAKILVRTNPKKLRIFFACLIFVLAINMIYNGLNGKI comes from the coding sequence ATGACAATACTTACCTTTACGCTTATAATGATTCTAGGTGCCTTTTTAGCAGGCTTTATTGGTTCATTATCAGGCTTGGGCGGAGGAATTATCATCATTCCGCTTCTTACGATTATTCTTGGTGTCGATATTCATTATGCCATTGGAGCAGCTTTAGTCTCTGTAATCGCCACTTCTTCAGGCTCTGCCGCCGCTTATGTAAAAGAAGGAATTACCAATATGCGAATGGGAATTTTTCTCGAAATAGCTACTACTATTGGAGCAGTTTGCGGTGCTTTACTTTCTACTATCGCTCCTACTTCTTTTATTGCGGTTTTATTTGGTTTAACGCTGATTTTTTCTGCAATTAATTCGCTTCGAAAAAAAGAAGAACACATTGTTTTAGAATCTAGTCCGCTGGCTAAAAAATTGAAACTAGAAGGAACATACCCTACACATGATGGCGAAGTTGTAAAGTACGGAACCAAAAATGTAATTGGCGGTTTCAGTATGATGGGAGTTGCGGGAATGATGTCTGGGCTTCTCGGAATTGGTTCTGGCGCATTTAAAGTAATCGCGATGGACAATATTATGCGTGTTCCGTTTAAAGTTTCTACAACAACCAGTAATTTCATGATGGGAGTTACGGCAATGGCAAGTTCTGTTATCTATATTCAAAAAGGATATATCGAACCTGGAATTTGTATGCCGGTTGTAATTGGAGTTTTGTTTGGAGCAATGGCTGGAGCTAAAATCTTAGTAAGAACGAATCCGAAGAAATTGAGAATATTTTTTGCCTGCCTGATTTTTGTTTTGGCAATCAACATGATTTATAACGGACTAAATGGAAAAATCTAA
- a CDS encoding GNAT family N-acetyltransferase — protein MNIRKAEKSDSKYIAPILLLAMEDIIYKFIAKEDYALAKDFLQYFIESENNQYSYQNCFVAEENDEIIGAVNIYNGADIEKLRAPIIEYVRKHHNPEFDPEFETHAGEYYIDSLGVNPKYQGKGIGSQLLQFLIDKYVHKNKEVLGLLVEEDNPSAKKLYLKLGFKVVGNKTLVKKNLEHLQIKN, from the coding sequence ATGAATATCAGAAAAGCCGAAAAATCAGACTCAAAATATATTGCTCCTATATTGTTATTAGCAATGGAAGACATTATCTATAAATTTATAGCTAAGGAAGATTACGCTTTAGCGAAAGACTTTCTGCAGTATTTCATCGAAAGTGAAAACAATCAATACTCTTATCAAAATTGTTTTGTGGCCGAAGAGAACGACGAAATCATTGGCGCAGTAAACATCTACAATGGTGCTGACATTGAAAAGCTGCGTGCTCCAATCATCGAATATGTCCGAAAACACCATAATCCTGAATTCGATCCAGAGTTTGAAACCCATGCTGGAGAATATTACATTGATTCTTTAGGCGTGAATCCGAAATATCAGGGAAAAGGAATTGGTTCTCAATTATTGCAATTTTTGATTGATAAATACGTTCATAAAAATAAAGAGGTTTTAGGTCTCCTGGTTGAAGAAGACAATCCAAGTGCTAAAAAACTGTATTTAAAACTTGGTTTTAAAGTAGTTGGAAACAAAACTTTGGTTAAGAAGAACCTGGAACATCTTCAAATCAAAAATTAA
- a CDS encoding zinc-binding alcohol dehydrogenase family protein: MKAIGFKTSLPIENPESFIEFEAVKPIPGPHDLLVKIDAISVNPVDFKIRQNSAKDTVLETPKIIGWDAVGIVQAVGQDVTLFEVGDPVYYAGDITKQGSNAEYQIIDERIVGRKPKSLSIEEAAVIPLTALTAWEILFDRIRISADKDKGKSILIIGGAGGVGSIAIQIAKKIAGLTVIATASRPETIAWCKQQGADFVVDHKDLVSSVREAGFEYVDFILDFVDTNTYWDIMVELIKPQGHIASITGSSDPVALTKLKSKSVSFSWELMYTRSMYQTEDMIEQHNILNIVSDLLDDGILKTTLNTTLNGLTAENLKKAHELLESGKTIGKIALKF; this comes from the coding sequence ATGAAAGCAATAGGATTTAAAACATCATTACCCATAGAAAATCCAGAAAGTTTTATCGAATTTGAAGCGGTAAAGCCAATTCCTGGACCACACGATTTATTAGTCAAAATTGATGCGATTTCAGTAAATCCAGTCGATTTTAAGATTCGCCAGAATAGCGCAAAAGATACCGTTTTAGAAACGCCAAAAATTATTGGCTGGGATGCCGTCGGAATTGTGCAGGCAGTTGGACAGGACGTTACTTTATTCGAAGTAGGAGATCCTGTTTATTATGCTGGAGATATTACCAAACAAGGAAGCAATGCCGAATATCAGATTATTGATGAAAGAATTGTGGGCAGAAAACCTAAATCATTGAGTATTGAAGAGGCTGCAGTAATTCCGTTAACAGCTTTAACGGCTTGGGAAATTCTATTTGACAGAATCAGAATTAGTGCTGATAAAGACAAAGGGAAATCAATTTTAATTATTGGTGGAGCAGGAGGAGTGGGTTCGATTGCCATTCAGATAGCCAAGAAAATTGCTGGCTTAACAGTTATCGCAACAGCGTCGCGTCCAGAAACGATTGCTTGGTGCAAACAGCAGGGAGCTGATTTTGTTGTGGATCATAAAGATTTGGTTTCTTCGGTTCGAGAAGCTGGTTTTGAGTACGTTGACTTTATTTTAGATTTTGTAGACACCAATACTTATTGGGATATAATGGTAGAATTGATTAAACCGCAAGGACACATTGCTTCCATTACAGGAAGTAGCGATCCAGTTGCATTAACCAAACTGAAAAGTAAAAGTGTTTCTTTTTCTTGGGAATTGATGTACACTCGTTCTATGTATCAAACGGAAGATATGATCGAGCAGCATAATATCTTAAATATTGTATCAGATTTGCTAGACGATGGCATTCTGAAGACGACTTTAAACACTACTTTGAACGGACTTACGGCTGAAAATCTAAAGAAAGCGCACGAACTTTTGGAATCGGGAAAAACAATTGGAAAAATTGCGTTAAAGTTCTAA
- a CDS encoding helix-turn-helix domain-containing protein, producing the protein MKNKILTYSLTYHKSLFSHGDQKEYFYIQTNEHPYISEPYRAESYAIEFLRKGSIIMHTGLEKKVVHAPAIIALGPSVIRSFSKNEDEILIDIIFFKPQFFLENQANVFFLMQYNFFESSESNTSPLTKTDESKFERIFSLIKEVSEAPSKHQASILRSYLYILIYEIDGIQKEKIPTETQNPLYEKFKELLFKDFLNFRTVQHYADELNVSRKYLSEVIKKYSGKTASDWISEMVILEAKVLLQNKKMSINQISDLLHFSDQSVFGRFFKNYEGISPLEYRKKQID; encoded by the coding sequence TTGAAGAATAAAATCCTCACGTATTCCTTAACGTATCACAAGAGCTTGTTTTCTCACGGAGATCAGAAAGAATATTTCTATATCCAGACCAATGAGCATCCTTATATTAGCGAGCCTTATCGTGCAGAAAGTTATGCGATTGAGTTTCTAAGAAAAGGAAGCATAATAATGCATACTGGACTTGAAAAAAAAGTGGTTCATGCTCCAGCTATTATTGCTTTAGGTCCTTCGGTAATTAGAAGTTTTTCTAAAAATGAGGACGAAATCCTAATCGATATTATATTTTTTAAACCACAGTTTTTTCTAGAAAATCAAGCAAATGTATTTTTTCTGATGCAATATAATTTTTTTGAAAGCAGCGAAAGCAATACGTCGCCACTCACAAAAACTGATGAAAGCAAGTTTGAACGCATTTTTAGTTTAATCAAAGAAGTATCGGAAGCTCCGTCGAAACATCAAGCTTCTATTTTGAGAAGTTATCTCTACATTTTAATTTATGAAATTGATGGTATTCAGAAAGAAAAAATTCCCACGGAAACACAAAACCCTTTATATGAAAAGTTTAAAGAGCTTCTTTTTAAAGATTTTCTGAATTTCAGAACCGTACAACATTATGCAGATGAATTAAATGTAAGCCGAAAATATTTGTCTGAAGTCATTAAAAAATATAGCGGAAAAACGGCAAGTGATTGGATTAGTGAAATGGTAATTTTGGAAGCTAAAGTTTTGTTGCAGAATAAAAAAATGTCAATCAATCAGATAAGCGATTTACTTCATTTTTCTGATCAATCTGTTTTTGGAAGGTTTTTTAAAAACTATGAAGGTATTTCGCCTTTAGAATATCGAAAAAAACAGATCGATTAA